One Littorina saxatilis isolate snail1 linkage group LG12, US_GU_Lsax_2.0, whole genome shotgun sequence genomic region harbors:
- the LOC138982250 gene encoding uncharacterized protein, with the protein MEVTASCCWKIEIAMKIALFLLAVLNVPSAAVVTYCYYKSPDHMNMMQNQSCITTKVHLNDNLISTDYNNSHTTIPVILDEKESEESHVQMCVVFRYIVKQNLSSAVSSRSSSLTFQCDFNHWCYKKKPGFHRNVTVAGHSGDLYCCDTDNCNTESVMPELPPPQICYKNTHHWGHHLQVGTGTLTLCKDPDAWCIRSRLLNATRPLTVYSCDNLHQCQYFNMTSGSSVVCRNVTKADGKEELCCCSGQSCFSPPTRSAASMFGSPIAEEQRGDANRGLSTVTIGCIVAFSLLALVGGLVMIGFMYQRQSLPDSSNLTLTYSRIEEDDLSDSIQML; encoded by the exons ATGGAAGTCACTGCTAGTTGCTGTTGGAAAATCGAAATTGCGATGAAGATTGCCCTATTTCTGCTGGCAGTTCT CAATGTTCCTTCAGCAGCTGTGGTCACATATTGTTACTACAAAAGCCCAGACCACATGAACATGATGCAGAACCAGTCCTGTATAACCACAAAGGTTCACCTGAATGACAACTTGATCAGCACTGATTACAACAACAGCCACACAACAATACCTGTTATTTTGGATGAAAAGG AGTCTGAAGAGAGTCATGTGCAAATGTGTGTGGTCTTCCGTTACATTGTGAAGCAAAATCTCTCATCCGCGGTCAGTTCTCGGTCAAGCAGTCTTACTTTTCAATGTGACTTCAATCACTGGTGCTACAAGAAGAAACCAGGGTTTCACCGAAAT GTGACTGTGGCAGGCCACTCAGGTGACCTTTACTGCTGTGACACCGATAACTGTAACACAGAGTCTGTGATGCCAGAGCTTCCCCCGCCTCAGATCTgctacaaaaacacacaccattGGGGGCATCATCTGCAGGTCGGAACAG GCACATTGACTCTATGCAAGGACCCAGACGCATGGTGCATTCGCTCACGTCTACTCAACGCCACCCGCCCGCTGACTGTCTACAGCTGTGACAACCTGCACCAGTGTCAGTATTTTAACATGACATCTGGCTCTTCCGTCGTCTGCAGAAAT GTCACAAAGGCAgatggaaaggaagaactgtgCTGCTGTTCAGGACAGAGCTGTTTCTCTCCCCCCACCCGATCAGCGGCCAGCATGTTTGGATCCCCCATAGCTGAGGAACAGCGTGGGGACGCTAACAGAGGACTGAGCACGGTCACTATCGGCTGCATCGTGGCCTTCTCACTTCTGGCCCTGGTGGGCGGCCTTGTCATGATCGGCTTTATGTACCAGCGCCAAAGCCTGCCTGATAGCAGTAATCTAACGCTGACGTACAGCCGCATCGAAGAAGACGATCTTTCTGACAGCATCCAGATGCTTTGA
- the LOC138982249 gene encoding 3'-5' exoribonuclease 1-like, with amino-acid sequence MNGIKAVRKPRSRSGSAASNSESELTLGSSTPVKMTDSMSEHNITSSTSRKSKCHQAVHNPNPSYAERGAIGDGGYQLEKQTKDVQPEDSFQPAPDLSDDDVVSTCSSEKQPDFSDPIFRKLSRLNGEINRMRKEELRQKLAELHLHAGGVKEVLKKRLKNYYRRKKLIAANVKNGVGDNQYDYLIIIDFEATCQDNNDKFIHEIIEFPAVLVDVQQKEIVGMFREFCRPTLNPVLSEFCKTLTGVNQSEVDNASEFPAVLNQFEEWMQARGLGCKHSFAVVTDGPWDIQRFMSKQCEISKLPFPRWARRWINLRKAFCNFYDCKRLNLQHMLTNLGLQFEGRPHCGLDDSKNIARIVCHLLEDGCIFKVNEVFDNRSNLPKPSRFVDTGDGMHSGDYKPMQKKTLAGGLDGGNGVKREKSVKELSGLETDEEISDLMYYFELQSS; translated from the exons ATGAACGGCATAAAAGCAGTAAGAAAACCCAGAAGTCGCAGTGGAAGCGCAGCCTCAAACTCAGAGTCCGAACTGACGTTGGGAAGTTCAACGCCTGTAAAGATGACGGACTCCATGTCAGAACACAACATCACTTCTTCCACTTCCAGAAAATCCAAATGTCATCAAGCTGTCCACAACCCGAATCCATCTTATGCTGAAAGG GGTGCCATTGGAGATGGAGGTTACCAGCTTGAAAAACAAACCAAGGATGTACAACCTGAAGACAGTTTTCAGCCAGCGCCTGACCTatctgatgatgatgttgtcaGCACCTGCAGCAGTGAAAAGCAGCCTGATTTCTCAGATCCAATTTTTCGCAAATTGTCACGCCTCAATGGAGAGATCAACCGTATGCGCAAGGAAGAGCTACGCCAGAAGTTGGCAGAACTTCATTTACATGCAGG GGGTGTAAAAGAGGTGCTGAAGAAACGTCTGAAGAATTACTACAGGCGGAAAAAGCTGATCGCAGCCAACGTGAAGAATGGAGTTGGGGACAACCAGTACGATTACCTGATCATCATCGACTTTGAGGCCACCTGCCAGGACAACAATGACAAGTTCATTCACGAGATCATTGAGTTTCCAGCTGTGCTAGTTGATGTCCAGCAGAAAGAAATT GTGGGGATGTTCAGGGAGTTCTGCAGGCCAACCCTCAACCCTGTGTTGTCTGAATTTTGCAAAACGCTGACTGGAGTGAATCAG TCAGAGGTGGACAATGCCTCCGAGTTTCCTGCAGTGCTAAACCAGTTTGAAGAATGGATGCAAGCACGAGGCCTTGGCTGCAAGCATTCCTTTGCTGTTGTCACTGATGG TCCATGGGACATTCAGCGCTTCATGAGCAAGCAGTGTGAGATAAGCAAGCTACCCTTTCCAAGGTGGGCGCGACGTTGGATAAACTTGCGAAAAGCCTTCTGCAATTTCTACGACTGCAAGCGCCTAAACCTGCAGCACATGCTCACCAACTTGGGCCTACAGTTCGAGGGGAGACCCCACTGCGGTCTCGACGACTCGAAAAACATCGCTCGCATCGTCTGCCACCTCCTGGAGGATGGATGCATCTTCAAGGTCAATGAGGTGTTTGACAACCGCTCCAACCTTCCCAAGCCCAGCCGCTTTGTGGACACGGGGGACGGTATGCACAGTGGGGACTACAAGCCCATGCAGAAGAAAACGCTGGCGGGAGGGCTGGATGGTGGTAATGGTGTGAAGAGGGAGAAGTCTGTGAAGGAACTGTCAGGTCTGGAGACGGATGAAGAGATCAGTGACCTCATGTACTATTTTGAGTTGCAGTCCAGCTAG